A genomic region of Leptolyngbya sp. NIES-2104 contains the following coding sequences:
- a CDS encoding HAD-IIIA family hydrolase yields MVPAVFLDKDGTLIPDIPYNVEPSKITLADFAQVALGKLSDRGFKLIVISNQSGVARGYFPESALIDVERRLQGLLSPVRLDGFYYCPHHPQGKVSDYRIECDCRKPKAGMLLKAAREHEIDLARSWMIGDILNDVEAGRTAGCRSILIDNGNETEWILNAAREPHFRVANLAEAAEIILEQI; encoded by the coding sequence ATGGTTCCGGCTGTGTTTCTCGATAAGGATGGGACGCTGATTCCCGATATTCCCTATAACGTGGAGCCGAGCAAGATTACGCTTGCCGATTTTGCTCAGGTGGCGTTGGGGAAACTCAGCGATCGAGGATTTAAACTCATCGTGATTTCCAATCAGTCTGGAGTGGCTCGCGGATATTTTCCCGAATCGGCTCTGATTGACGTTGAGCGGCGATTACAAGGATTACTCAGCCCGGTTCGATTAGATGGGTTCTATTACTGCCCACATCACCCGCAAGGGAAAGTTTCAGACTATCGTATCGAGTGCGACTGTCGGAAACCGAAAGCGGGAATGTTGCTGAAGGCGGCAAGAGAGCATGAAATTGATCTAGCTCGATCGTGGATGATTGGCGATATTTTGAACGATGTGGAGGCGGGGAGAACGGCGGGATGTCGATCGATTTTGATCGATAACGGCAATGAGACTGAATGGATTCTGAATGCGGCACGAGAGCCACATTTTCGAGTCGCGAATTTAGCAGAAGCAGCAGAGATTATTCTGGAGCAAATCTAA
- a CDS encoding methyltransferase domain-containing protein: MNVIWLLSLGTAGLVLIYLLNPRRYQSGDSVANAYDEWTQDGILEFYWGEHIHLGHYGSPPRSKDFLQAKSDFVHEMVRWGGLDKLPAGTTVLDVGCGIGGSSRILAADYRFDVTGITISPGQVKRAQELTPPEVTAKFQQDDAMNLSFADSSFDVVWCIEAGPHMPDKAVFAKELMRVLKPGGILVVADWNQRDARQKPLVLWEQLVMRQLLDQWAHPEFASIEGFAELLEATHLTAGSVQTADWTPETLPSWLDSIWQGIARPAGLIRFGVSGLIKSIREVPTLLLMQLAFGAGLCRFGMFRAVRK, translated from the coding sequence ATGAACGTCATTTGGCTACTCTCTCTCGGAACGGCTGGCTTAGTCCTGATTTATCTTTTGAATCCGCGTCGGTATCAGTCGGGTGATTCGGTTGCGAATGCGTATGATGAATGGACGCAAGACGGCATTCTCGAATTCTACTGGGGGGAACATATCCATTTAGGTCACTATGGTTCTCCGCCTCGCTCTAAAGACTTTCTGCAAGCAAAATCAGACTTTGTGCATGAAATGGTGCGGTGGGGTGGATTAGACAAATTGCCCGCAGGCACAACCGTTTTAGATGTCGGGTGTGGCATTGGTGGAAGTAGTCGAATTCTGGCAGCCGACTATCGCTTTGATGTCACAGGAATTACGATTAGTCCGGGACAAGTAAAACGAGCGCAAGAACTAACGCCACCCGAAGTCACAGCAAAGTTTCAGCAAGACGATGCTATGAATTTATCATTTGCAGATTCTAGCTTTGATGTAGTGTGGTGTATCGAAGCAGGTCCACACATGCCTGATAAAGCGGTGTTCGCCAAAGAACTGATGAGAGTTCTAAAGCCCGGTGGAATCCTAGTCGTTGCAGATTGGAATCAGAGAGACGCGAGACAGAAACCTTTAGTGTTGTGGGAACAGTTAGTGATGCGGCAATTGCTCGACCAATGGGCACATCCTGAGTTTGCCAGCATCGAGGGATTTGCTGAACTGTTAGAAGCTACGCATTTGACCGCTGGATCAGTTCAAACGGCGGATTGGACACCGGAAACATTACCGTCTTGGCTCGATTCAATCTGGCAAGGAATCGCACGTCCCGCAGGGTTAATTCGTTTCGGCGTGTCTGGACTGATCAAATCGATCAGAGAAGTTCCAACGTTGTTATTGATGCAATTGGCGTTTGGTGCTGGTTTGTGTCGATTTGGAATGTTCCGAGCCGTCAGAAAGTAA
- a CDS encoding Crp/Fnr family transcriptional regulator — protein MLISCSPPVTQRIAFRRSFQRREQIPLDLDVLWSIESGYVRTLTWDMTGTIVALGIWGKGDVVGRAFSKMNPYQIECLTPVEARQIDLADCSSERLFAHIQQVETLLSLANTRQVSTRLLRLLHWFAQRFGTVVDQGYLLNLPLTHQALSEFIGSTRVTVTRTLRELEDAGKLKQLRQHRILLSIEECRNGQDDHSTRPLLSDGSEHSKSTQTSTKRQLHQ, from the coding sequence ATGCTGATTTCTTGTTCGCCTCCCGTCACACAGCGGATTGCATTTCGTCGATCGTTTCAGCGTCGAGAACAGATTCCATTAGATTTAGACGTGCTTTGGTCGATCGAATCGGGCTACGTGCGGACGCTGACTTGGGATATGACTGGAACGATCGTTGCTCTAGGAATTTGGGGTAAAGGAGATGTCGTTGGACGAGCATTCTCAAAGATGAATCCTTATCAGATTGAATGTCTAACACCAGTTGAAGCACGTCAGATTGATTTGGCTGACTGTAGTTCAGAAAGATTGTTCGCACACATTCAGCAGGTAGAAACTTTGCTAAGTCTTGCGAATACGAGACAAGTTTCGACTCGATTGCTAAGACTATTACATTGGTTCGCTCAACGGTTTGGAACTGTGGTTGATCAAGGCTATCTCTTGAATCTACCACTCACACATCAAGCACTCTCTGAATTTATTGGATCAACCAGAGTGACAGTCACGCGAACTTTAAGAGAATTAGAAGATGCTGGAAAGCTAAAACAACTTCGACAGCATCGGATTTTGTTATCGATCGAAGAATGCAGGAACGGTCAAGATGACCATTCCACACGACCCTTACTTTCTGACGGCTCGGAACATTCCAAATCGACACAAACCAGCACCAAACGCCAATTGCATCAATAA
- a CDS encoding cupin domain-containing protein, translating into MQASTIRRSFHLQLLPIEIQAHQVLNVEIVQHSDGYQQNLMSLGAEVQLPELCEAQDVSIAVLEGTGNLVINDEQVQLEPGMFVFIPAMTHHTLKADSKLIFFLNRCHPDPMLASPWIINL; encoded by the coding sequence ATGCAAGCTTCTACGATTCGTCGATCGTTCCATTTACAGCTCTTACCTATTGAGATCCAAGCTCATCAAGTTCTGAATGTCGAGATTGTTCAGCACAGCGATGGATATCAGCAAAACTTGATGAGCTTGGGTGCAGAAGTACAGTTACCAGAACTGTGTGAGGCTCAAGATGTGTCGATCGCTGTTCTCGAAGGAACGGGCAATCTCGTGATCAATGATGAGCAAGTACAGTTAGAGCCTGGAATGTTCGTCTTCATTCCAGCAATGACTCATCACACCTTGAAAGCAGATTCTAAACTGATCTTTTTTCTCAATCGTTGCCATCCTGATCCAATGCTTGCTTCTCCTTGGATTATCAATCTATAG
- a CDS encoding C39 family peptidase, translating into MTDTTIEVSELTSGGGNAPPTYAGPLEVLVNKPVVLKGSYDAGRIRRITVMAEDKANLGVTLSNGTWQVSMPRGFSTPGARWIRLRGFDASNKLIENRVFYLTVSRDPLTVGQDLSVKLLQDTFFKVSTDDSARLNNQQKILVKAGQTYPVRRYGFIDGHLKLELGSAIAPIGSFGYFYEDHVQLSKGSQIFRFSLDDVPDIPLAAQILITQTTFLKTSPADSSTLPANQRTNVLEGQVFQITGYACTRGHFRVTLKDAIPGFGDRGFIFWQYAQIKRNGREIPYDSSALLLTALRDTIIKKRPVDSSQLQPDERATFNANQFYGVSSYMIQGGHIKVSLNEELPNFGNTGFVFPDFVQMSRGNRAFNPIPGTVELNVPYFSQRDNPRFYWSTCNVTAIAMCMYYLGTRARWGSQLEDELLQWCFNKDGEGSQINHNTLTNLINAYGYDGVFSTTWTFRDVREELINGRPVVLCGMFTSYGHIVTVIGYTPDGFIVNDPWGDALTGYANTEGRKLLYPYDYTNRVCGPDGKVWAHFIRRRA; encoded by the coding sequence ATGACTGATACAACGATCGAAGTCAGTGAACTCACTTCTGGAGGGGGTAATGCACCTCCAACTTATGCAGGACCGTTAGAAGTATTAGTGAATAAGCCTGTGGTGCTGAAGGGCAGTTATGATGCCGGACGGATCAGACGCATCACAGTGATGGCAGAAGATAAAGCGAACTTAGGTGTAACGCTGAGTAATGGAACGTGGCAGGTTTCCATGCCGCGAGGATTTAGCACACCCGGAGCGCGTTGGATCAGATTACGTGGATTTGATGCCAGCAATAAACTGATTGAAAATCGCGTGTTCTACCTTACGGTGAGTCGTGATCCGCTGACGGTCGGACAGGACTTAAGTGTGAAATTGCTGCAGGATACATTTTTCAAAGTTTCGACCGATGATTCAGCCCGATTGAACAATCAGCAGAAGATTTTAGTCAAAGCGGGACAAACCTATCCGGTGAGACGGTATGGCTTTATCGATGGGCATTTGAAACTAGAGTTGGGAAGTGCGATCGCGCCGATCGGGAGTTTTGGCTATTTCTACGAAGATCACGTTCAGCTTTCAAAAGGTTCGCAAATTTTCAGATTTTCGCTTGATGATGTTCCTGATATTCCTTTAGCGGCACAGATCCTCATTACTCAAACGACCTTTCTAAAAACTTCGCCAGCCGATTCTTCGACCTTACCTGCGAATCAAAGAACGAATGTGCTAGAAGGTCAGGTGTTTCAAATTACCGGATATGCCTGCACTCGTGGACATTTTCGGGTGACGCTCAAAGATGCGATTCCTGGATTTGGCGATCGTGGCTTTATTTTCTGGCAATATGCTCAAATCAAGCGCAACGGAAGAGAAATTCCTTATGATTCGAGTGCGCTGCTACTGACTGCCTTGCGTGACACGATTATCAAAAAGCGTCCAGTAGATTCGTCACAGCTTCAACCCGACGAGCGAGCAACGTTTAACGCGAATCAGTTTTATGGTGTGTCGAGCTACATGATTCAAGGCGGACATATCAAAGTATCGCTAAACGAAGAGCTACCAAATTTTGGTAATACAGGCTTTGTGTTCCCGGATTTTGTGCAGATGAGTCGAGGCAATCGGGCGTTTAATCCGATTCCTGGCACAGTTGAATTGAATGTTCCTTACTTTTCGCAGCGGGACAATCCGCGATTTTATTGGTCTACTTGTAATGTGACTGCGATCGCGATGTGCATGTACTATCTTGGAACTCGCGCCCGGTGGGGAAGCCAACTTGAGGATGAACTGTTGCAGTGGTGCTTTAACAAAGATGGCGAAGGCTCCCAAATCAATCACAATACTTTAACCAATCTAATCAATGCTTATGGCTATGATGGCGTGTTCAGCACGACTTGGACATTCCGCGATGTGCGAGAAGAATTGATCAATGGTCGTCCGGTTGTGCTTTGTGGCATGTTCACATCTTATGGTCACATTGTCACGGTGATTGGTTACACTCCAGACGGATTCATTGTGAATGATCCTTGGGGCGATGCGTTGACTGGGTACGCGAATACAGAAGGACGGAAGCTGCTTTATCCCTACGACTATACGAATCGGGTCTGCGGTCCAGATGGGAAAGTTTGGGCGCATTTCATTCGCCGAAGAGCGTAG
- a CDS encoding peroxiredoxin translates to MPLNVGDTAPDFTVKDTNGNTVKLSDYAGQTVVLYFYPKDDTPGCTKEACSFRDNYAQYTSKGIPVFGVSMDDEASHQRFTEKYSLPFPLLADINGGITKAYDVDGGGYSKRVTYIVGADGKIAQVYTTIQTDSHAADILQQLAV, encoded by the coding sequence ATGCCACTCAATGTTGGCGATACTGCCCCCGATTTCACCGTAAAAGATACGAATGGCAATACGGTCAAGCTTTCTGACTATGCGGGGCAAACTGTGGTGCTGTATTTCTACCCGAAAGATGACACGCCCGGCTGCACCAAGGAGGCTTGCAGTTTCCGCGATAATTACGCTCAGTACACGAGCAAAGGAATTCCAGTATTTGGCGTGAGCATGGATGATGAGGCTTCACACCAGCGCTTTACTGAGAAATATAGTCTGCCTTTCCCGTTGTTGGCAGATATCAATGGCGGGATTACGAAGGCGTACGATGTCGATGGTGGCGGCTATTCTAAGCGCGTGACTTACATTGTGGGTGCGGATGGCAAGATCGCTCAGGTTTATACGACGATTCAAACGGATTCTCATGCAGCAGATATCTTGCAGCAGTTAGCTGTTTAA
- a CDS encoding response regulator transcription factor — MPRILVIDDDPAIAELVAVNLEMAGYDVSQASDGTRGQALALQLQPDLILLDLMLPQVDGFTICQRIRRDDRTADIPVLMLTALSQTQNKVEGFNAGADDYLTKPFEVEEMLARVRALLRRTDRIPQAAKHSEILSYGPLILVPERFEAIWFGRTVKLTHLEFELLHCLLQRHGQTVSPSEILKEVWGYDPDDDIETIRVHVRHLRTKLEPDPRHPKYIKTVYGAGYCLELPSESVSIEEEKLAG; from the coding sequence ATGCCCAGAATTCTGGTGATCGATGACGATCCCGCGATCGCTGAACTCGTTGCAGTCAACCTAGAGATGGCTGGCTATGATGTCAGCCAAGCTTCAGATGGCACACGTGGACAAGCTCTCGCACTCCAGCTTCAACCCGATCTCATTCTGTTAGATCTGATGCTGCCTCAAGTCGATGGCTTTACGATTTGTCAAAGAATCCGCCGCGACGACCGCACCGCAGATATTCCAGTTCTGATGCTCACCGCTTTGAGCCAGACTCAAAATAAAGTTGAAGGCTTCAATGCGGGCGCAGACGACTACTTGACGAAGCCGTTTGAAGTCGAGGAAATGTTAGCGCGAGTTCGAGCACTCTTGAGAAGAACCGATCGCATTCCTCAAGCCGCGAAACATTCAGAGATTCTCAGCTACGGTCCTTTGATCCTCGTGCCAGAACGCTTTGAGGCGATTTGGTTTGGCAGAACGGTCAAGCTCACTCACTTAGAATTTGAACTGCTGCACTGTCTACTTCAGCGCCATGGTCAAACCGTTTCACCAAGCGAAATCCTCAAAGAAGTCTGGGGCTACGATCCCGATGATGATATTGAGACGATTCGGGTACATGTCCGGCATTTGAGAACCAAGCTCGAACCCGATCCCCGACATCCCAAATACATCAAAACTGTGTACGGTGCGGGATACTGTCTAGAACTGCCAAGTGAAAGTGTCTCGATCGAAGAAGAGAAACTCGCAGGCTGA
- a CDS encoding chlororespiratory reduction protein 7 gives MSAATLYDEEHFVVLETNQPEVILTAAELNEKLRSILAARQNDLPADVKQAGEIEAQIRYLIDTTCELSMAPGEYLQWYAIRLEK, from the coding sequence ATGTCTGCCGCAACTCTATACGACGAAGAGCATTTCGTAGTGCTCGAAACAAATCAACCTGAAGTCATCCTAACGGCAGCGGAACTAAATGAAAAACTGCGATCGATTCTCGCAGCAAGACAGAATGATTTGCCTGCGGATGTAAAACAAGCAGGTGAAATTGAAGCTCAAATTCGCTACCTGATCGATACCACCTGTGAGCTAAGTATGGCTCCCGGTGAGTATCTACAGTGGTACGCGATTCGGCTCGAAAAATGA
- a CDS encoding YegS/Rv2252/BmrU family lipid kinase, giving the protein MQTAHLIFNPVAGQGDADQELELIQRLLSEKFDLKTKLTTPDRDADELAKESVQEGAEAIFVSGGDGTVSSAAAAVIRTGIPLGVIARGTANAFANALSIPTTIEAACENILKMQTKTVDVAFCNGRPMVLLAGIGFEAETVRLANRETKDRFGILAYVIAGLRQLRNLDHFEAEVETDDKVLSFTASALTVANAAPATSVLAQGPAGLVVDDGLLDLTIVAPANRTSAIAATYHLLQSALSGNPAERDDIGYIRSKRFRINTNPPQRVVLDGEMVGTTPIDVECIPAGLTIFMDDPEANIPTEKINGLPDLVVETKD; this is encoded by the coding sequence ATGCAAACGGCACATTTAATTTTTAATCCAGTGGCGGGTCAGGGAGACGCAGACCAGGAACTTGAACTGATTCAACGCCTGTTAAGCGAAAAGTTTGATCTCAAAACGAAATTAACAACACCCGATCGCGATGCCGATGAATTGGCGAAAGAGTCGGTGCAAGAAGGTGCAGAAGCAATCTTTGTTTCGGGTGGAGATGGAACCGTTTCGAGTGCTGCCGCTGCTGTGATTCGTACCGGGATTCCTTTAGGCGTGATTGCACGAGGAACCGCGAATGCGTTTGCAAATGCGCTCTCGATTCCGACCACGATCGAAGCTGCTTGCGAAAATATTTTGAAGATGCAAACGAAAACCGTCGATGTCGCCTTTTGTAATGGTCGCCCGATGGTGCTGTTAGCGGGGATCGGATTTGAAGCGGAAACCGTTCGGCTTGCCAACCGGGAAACGAAAGATCGATTCGGGATTCTCGCTTATGTGATTGCAGGGTTACGTCAGCTTCGGAATCTCGATCATTTTGAAGCAGAAGTCGAAACCGATGATAAAGTGCTGTCTTTTACCGCTTCAGCGCTGACGGTCGCGAATGCGGCTCCAGCGACTTCTGTGCTCGCTCAAGGTCCCGCAGGTTTGGTTGTCGATGATGGGTTGCTTGACTTAACGATCGTGGCTCCCGCCAATCGAACAAGCGCGATCGCGGCAACTTATCACCTGCTTCAATCGGCTCTTAGTGGCAATCCCGCCGAACGCGATGACATCGGTTACATCAGATCTAAGCGATTCAGAATTAATACAAATCCACCGCAGCGCGTCGTTCTAGATGGCGAAATGGTCGGGACAACACCGATCGATGTCGAATGTATTCCCGCTGGACTCACCATTTTTATGGACGACCCAGAAGCCAATATTCCCACGGAAAAGATCAACGGGTTGCCTGATCTAGTCGTCGAAACTAAAGATTAG
- a CDS encoding PAS domain S-box protein, with amino-acid sequence MTVSLEWIVAGTALMAAIANGVALWQRWRSSIVIESEQAMQEALWRQSIAVEAALDGIAILNETGKLLYLNDAHLKMFGYSRTELIGKSWEVLYYPEEIERIDREIRPVLKKIGQWRGQVVAKRRDGGTFFEEVSLTRTEKGIISVCRDITETKQTEIRLRILERAISASSNGIIITDPTQLDNPMIFVNPGFERMTGYSATDVIGRNSRLLQGAETEQDALDRLRRAFNEGEDCTVTIRNYRKDGTVFWNELSISPVLDAEGRITHYVGIQTDVTERIRTEQALQLQIQRAYLLKQITQDIRQSLDTQEIFQTTVTQIGRTFGVNRCLLHTYLESAEDALVSKFSQLSPEFPQIPIVAEFLEFGWDSMQGAQIPIRGNPHVEELLQSDRAISSPDVYADPRLTAATPLCERAQLKSMLAVRTSYQGIPNGVIALQQCDSFRNWTSDEIELLEAVADQVGIAIAQARLLRQERLQREQLTEKNIALEQAKHAAETANRAKSEFLATVSHEIRTPMNAVIGLTGLLLDMDLTDQQRDFVETIRSSGDSLLTIINDILDFSKIESGKLNLEQQPFDLRACIRDAIELLNAEAIEKKLAVTCKIDPTIPEAIVGDVTRLRQILVNLISNAIKFTPQGEIFVSVKLSYSNSSHCKTDGLAHCSELSNQTFTLLFTVSDTGIGIPPERMNRLFKSFSQVDSSTSRQYGGTGLGLAISRRLSELMGGSMWVESQGAIGGCPPVDFQPKDSTKAGSTFYFTLCASAAELKSSEIAQELTPEEPRSQSLRILLAEDNVVNQKVALHLLSRLGYRADVAGNGLEVLAALDRQTYDVILMDVQMPDMDGLEATRKIVQQSNPPYIIAMTANAMEGDRQLCLEAGMNDYLSKPIRIDALKSVLSKCTPVVRTPFQPSNVDAIEPPPALMRSSVTVAAGYSRTSTDRDFTYDREGSDLIHRYLSETRFWLDQLHAAIDPLNEQALHQTLHRLRSSSLQIGISAIASSCDALETCLRLGTLDQVAHQVRQLEAQYDRVQASLHLELQQCQR; translated from the coding sequence ATGACGGTGAGTCTCGAATGGATTGTCGCGGGTACGGCGCTGATGGCAGCGATCGCGAACGGAGTTGCACTCTGGCAACGCTGGCGATCGTCGATCGTCATTGAATCCGAACAAGCGATGCAAGAAGCGCTCTGGCGACAATCGATCGCAGTCGAAGCGGCGTTAGACGGCATTGCAATTCTGAATGAAACTGGGAAACTGCTCTACCTCAACGATGCTCACTTGAAAATGTTTGGGTACAGCCGCACCGAACTGATCGGGAAAAGTTGGGAAGTGCTGTACTATCCCGAAGAAATTGAGCGGATCGATCGAGAAATTCGCCCCGTTCTGAAAAAAATCGGACAGTGGCGCGGTCAAGTCGTCGCCAAACGTCGGGATGGCGGTACTTTTTTCGAGGAAGTCTCGCTCACCCGCACCGAAAAAGGCATCATTTCAGTTTGTCGTGATATCACCGAAACAAAACAAACCGAAATTCGTCTCCGGATTTTGGAACGTGCGATTAGTGCGAGCAGCAACGGAATCATCATCACTGACCCCACTCAGTTAGATAATCCGATGATCTTCGTCAATCCAGGATTTGAGCGCATGACCGGGTATAGCGCTACTGATGTGATCGGAAGAAATAGCCGACTCTTGCAAGGGGCAGAAACCGAGCAGGACGCACTCGATCGCTTACGTCGCGCATTCAACGAGGGCGAAGACTGTACCGTTACGATTCGCAACTATCGTAAAGATGGCACTGTGTTTTGGAATGAACTCTCGATTTCGCCTGTGCTCGATGCCGAAGGACGCATCACTCACTATGTCGGAATTCAAACCGATGTCACCGAGCGAATTCGCACCGAGCAAGCTCTACAGCTTCAGATTCAACGCGCTTACCTTCTAAAGCAAATCACTCAAGACATTCGCCAAAGTTTAGACACGCAAGAAATCTTTCAAACGACGGTAACGCAGATTGGGCGCACGTTTGGGGTGAATCGCTGTCTATTGCACACCTATCTAGAAAGTGCGGAAGATGCGCTTGTATCTAAATTCTCGCAACTCAGTCCAGAGTTTCCACAAATTCCGATCGTCGCAGAATTTCTAGAATTCGGTTGGGACTCAATGCAAGGTGCTCAAATCCCGATTCGGGGCAATCCTCATGTCGAAGAATTGCTGCAATCCGATCGTGCCATCTCCTCTCCCGATGTTTACGCTGATCCGCGACTTACGGCAGCGACTCCTCTCTGTGAACGCGCACAATTGAAATCGATGTTAGCGGTTCGCACCTCGTATCAAGGAATTCCAAACGGCGTGATCGCGCTGCAACAATGTGACAGCTTTCGGAATTGGACGAGTGATGAAATTGAGCTACTCGAAGCGGTCGCGGATCAAGTGGGAATCGCGATCGCTCAAGCCCGTCTCCTGAGACAAGAACGGTTACAGCGTGAGCAACTGACCGAAAAAAATATCGCCCTAGAGCAAGCCAAACACGCCGCTGAAACCGCAAACCGCGCTAAGAGTGAATTTCTCGCAACCGTGAGCCACGAGATTCGGACTCCGATGAATGCGGTGATCGGTTTAACCGGGCTTTTACTCGATATGGATTTGACCGATCAGCAGCGCGATTTCGTCGAAACAATTCGGAGTAGCGGCGATTCGTTACTGACGATCATTAACGACATTCTCGACTTCTCAAAAATTGAATCCGGCAAACTAAATCTAGAGCAGCAACCGTTTGATCTAAGAGCCTGTATCCGAGATGCGATCGAACTGCTCAACGCTGAAGCGATCGAGAAAAAACTCGCGGTCACTTGCAAGATTGATCCCACGATTCCAGAAGCGATCGTCGGTGATGTGACTCGACTGCGGCAAATTCTCGTGAATCTCATCAGCAATGCGATCAAGTTCACGCCACAAGGTGAAATTTTCGTGTCTGTCAAACTTTCATACTCGAATTCAAGTCATTGCAAAACCGATGGACTCGCTCATTGCTCTGAACTCTCGAATCAAACTTTCACGCTTTTATTTACCGTGAGCGATACCGGAATCGGCATTCCTCCAGAACGAATGAATCGATTGTTTAAATCGTTTAGTCAGGTCGATTCTTCAACTAGTCGGCAGTATGGGGGCACTGGACTCGGACTCGCGATTAGTCGGCGCTTGAGTGAATTGATGGGCGGCTCGATGTGGGTTGAAAGTCAGGGCGCGATCGGCGGTTGTCCTCCGGTCGATTTCCAGCCCAAAGATTCGACAAAAGCCGGATCAACGTTTTACTTCACGCTGTGTGCGAGTGCGGCTGAACTGAAATCTTCTGAGATCGCACAAGAACTCACCCCAGAAGAACCGCGATCGCAGTCCTTACGAATTCTTCTTGCTGAAGATAACGTCGTCAATCAGAAAGTCGCGCTTCATCTGCTTTCGCGGTTGGGATATCGGGCGGATGTTGCTGGAAACGGTTTAGAAGTTCTAGCAGCGTTAGACCGTCAAACTTACGATGTCATTCTGATGGATGTGCAAATGCCAGATATGGACGGATTAGAGGCAACGAGAAAAATCGTTCAACAGTCTAATCCGCCGTACATTATTGCCATGACCGCGAACGCAATGGAAGGCGATCGCCAACTCTGCCTCGAAGCAGGCATGAACGATTATTTGAGCAAGCCCATCCGGATCGATGCGCTAAAATCTGTTCTCAGTAAGTGTACCCCTGTTGTGCGAACACCGTTCCAACCCAGCAACGTCGATGCCATTGAGCCGCCCCCTGCTTTGATGCGATCGTCCGTTACCGTTGCTGCTGGCTATTCTCGCACTTCTACCGATCGTGACTTTACCTACGATCGAGAGGGTTCCGACTTGATTCACCGTTACCTTAGCGAAACTCGTTTCTGGCTCGACCAGCTTCATGCCGCGATCGACCCACTCAATGAACAGGCTTTACACCAAACCCTGCATCGTCTGCGATCGAGTAGTCTGCAAATCGGCATCAGCGCGATCGCTTCGTCCTGTGATGCGTTGGAAACCTGCCTTCGCCTGGGAACGTTAGATCAAGTCGCTCATCAAGTCCGCCAACTCGAAGCCCAATACGATCGCGTCCAAGCTTCGTTACACCTGGAACTTCAGCAATGTCAGAGATAA
- a CDS encoding PleD family two-component system response regulator, translating into MPSFHNPPLILVADDDKTMRLSVRQAMEQDGYQVIEAIDGEACLATFERSRPDVVLLDAIMPAIDGFTCCERIQAMSGTRRTPVLMITGLEDQDSVDQAFAVGAVDYITKPIHWGVLRQRVKRLIQQVRLYQQLETANHELQRLAAIDGLTQLANRRRFDEYLQQEWQRMLREQLPLSLILCDIDFFKAYNDTYGHQVGDDCLRQAAQVIQSSAKRAIDLAARYGGEEFAIVLPNTDQEGAVLVAQDIQTGVKQLGIAHAGSKVCNTVTVSLGVSNTIPSILTSPEMLINAADKALYQAKAEGRDRYCVCLS; encoded by the coding sequence ATGCCCTCTTTCCATAATCCTCCATTGATCCTGGTCGCCGATGATGACAAGACGATGCGGCTCAGTGTGCGTCAAGCAATGGAGCAAGATGGCTATCAAGTAATCGAAGCGATCGACGGAGAAGCTTGTCTTGCCACATTTGAGCGATCGCGTCCGGATGTTGTGCTGCTTGATGCGATTATGCCTGCGATCGATGGCTTTACGTGCTGTGAACGCATCCAAGCCATGAGCGGCACAAGACGGACTCCAGTATTGATGATTACTGGACTGGAAGATCAAGATTCGGTCGATCAAGCCTTTGCAGTCGGAGCAGTTGATTACATTACGAAGCCGATTCACTGGGGCGTGTTGCGGCAGCGGGTGAAGCGGTTGATTCAGCAAGTGAGACTGTATCAGCAGCTTGAGACGGCGAATCATGAATTGCAGCGATTAGCCGCGATCGATGGATTGACGCAGTTAGCAAATCGTCGCCGTTTTGATGAATATCTCCAGCAAGAATGGCAGCGGATGTTGCGCGAACAGTTGCCGCTTTCGCTGATTCTGTGTGATATTGACTTTTTCAAGGCTTACAACGATACGTACGGGCATCAGGTCGGGGATGATTGCCTCAGACAAGCTGCACAAGTGATTCAGAGTTCGGCAAAACGGGCGATCGATTTAGCGGCGCGATATGGTGGTGAAGAATTCGCGATCGTTTTACCGAATACAGATCAAGAAGGTGCGGTTCTCGTTGCACAAGACATTCAAACGGGCGTGAAGCAGCTAGGAATTGCTCATGCTGGCTCTAAAGTGTGCAACACAGTGACGGTGAGTTTAGGCGTGTCGAATACGATTCCGAGTATTTTAACTTCACCGGAAATGCTGATCAATGCGGCAGATAAAGCGCTTTATCAAGCGAAAGCGGAAGGACGCGATCGCTATTGTGTCTGTTTAAGTTAA